Proteins encoded together in one Rhodospirillaceae bacterium window:
- a CDS encoding MmgE/PrpD family protein translates to MTKSMISVSGHLADWVAQLTPDHLDAAMERAALETIIDVLGLCVAARGADYTQATMVASDDPGDCTVIAHAVRRSPYAAALINGTAAHGEDFDNTFEGCPVHSGAVVVPAVLALAEKYKLDGARTLLAVAAGIEVMCRLGLIADKSVHQAGFHPTAVLGTFASTVAAAIVTGLKAPAIINSLGVAGSLASGIIEYLADGSSTKRLHAGWAAQSGLRAAALGGAGFTGPVTVFEGTHGFFSAFAPSIKPDFSLLLDGLGKNWVGSKLAFKPYACGTMVQPYIDCALALRKRGIEADAIARVTCAVGEGTVHRLWEPLPLKQNPPTAYAAKFSTPYCMAVAFLEGDAGLAQFTEEKIKDAEVLKLSAKIDFEIDPKNEYPKNYTGHLRATLHNGEVIELNQPHLRGGSRDPLSRAELENKFTRNALFGGWSAIRAQALLDFAASLPQQRNLAELAKVGGG, encoded by the coding sequence ATGACCAAGTCCATGATATCCGTTTCCGGACATCTCGCCGATTGGGTCGCACAGCTGACTCCGGATCATCTCGATGCCGCCATGGAGCGCGCCGCCCTCGAGACGATCATCGACGTGCTGGGCCTGTGCGTCGCTGCCCGGGGAGCCGACTACACCCAGGCCACCATGGTAGCCAGCGATGATCCGGGTGATTGCACGGTGATCGCCCATGCGGTGCGCCGCTCGCCCTATGCCGCGGCGCTGATCAATGGCACGGCGGCGCATGGCGAGGATTTCGACAATACCTTCGAAGGATGCCCGGTCCATTCCGGCGCGGTCGTTGTGCCGGCCGTGCTGGCGCTGGCCGAGAAGTACAAGCTAGACGGCGCGCGCACCTTGCTCGCCGTTGCCGCCGGCATCGAAGTCATGTGCCGTCTCGGCCTGATTGCTGATAAATCGGTCCATCAGGCAGGCTTCCACCCGACTGCGGTCCTCGGCACCTTTGCTTCGACGGTAGCGGCGGCCATCGTCACCGGCCTGAAGGCGCCGGCGATCATCAATAGCCTCGGTGTGGCTGGTAGCCTGGCCTCGGGAATCATCGAATATCTCGCGGATGGCTCTTCGACCAAGCGGCTGCATGCTGGCTGGGCTGCGCAATCCGGCTTGCGCGCGGCAGCCCTGGGTGGCGCAGGCTTCACCGGACCTGTCACGGTGTTCGAAGGCACGCATGGCTTCTTCTCCGCCTTCGCACCATCGATCAAGCCCGATTTTTCCCTGCTGCTCGACGGCCTCGGCAAGAACTGGGTCGGCAGCAAGCTCGCCTTCAAACCCTATGCCTGTGGCACCATGGTGCAACCTTATATCGATTGCGCCCTGGCGTTGCGCAAGCGCGGCATTGAGGCGGATGCGATCGCCAGGGTGACTTGCGCTGTTGGCGAAGGTACCGTCCATCGACTGTGGGAGCCGCTGCCGCTGAAGCAGAATCCCCCGACCGCCTATGCGGCGAAGTTCAGCACGCCCTATTGCATGGCCGTGGCCTTCCTGGAAGGCGATGCTGGCCTGGCGCAGTTTACCGAAGAGAAGATCAAGGATGCCGAGGTGCTGAAGCTGTCCGCGAAGATCGACTTCGAAATCGATCCCAAGAACGAGTATCCGAAGAACTACACCGGCCATCTGCGGGCGACCCTGCACAATGGCGAGGTGATCGAACTCAATCAGCCGCATCTGCGCGGTGGCAGCCGTGACCCCCTGTCGCGCGCCGAGTTGGAGAACAAGTTCACCAGGAATGCGTTGTTCGGTGGCTGGTCGGCCATCCGGGCGCAGGCACTGCTGGATTTCGCGGCTTCCCTGCCGCAGCAACGCAACCTGGCTGAACTAGCAAAGGTCGGAGGTGGCTGA
- a CDS encoding SDR family oxidoreductase yields MAELDGKVALVTGAARNIGRAISVALAEAGASVIVNTRASLDFAQETVDQIKAAGGKALLAQADVTDPVAVAKMLRDGVAAFGGIDILVNNAAVRKEGVLESVTLAEWREVLSIMLDGAFLCSQACVPSMRSRGGGTIVNIGGLTGHTGAKQRIHVVTGKAAIAGFTKALAQDLAVDNITANCVVPGLIETERGQHSAVNPQHHGERVRLLGRSGTPAEVAAMVRFLCGPRARYITGQSLHVSGGAVMP; encoded by the coding sequence ATGGCTGAACTGGATGGAAAAGTCGCATTGGTGACGGGGGCGGCGCGGAATATCGGGCGCGCCATCAGCGTCGCCTTGGCTGAAGCCGGGGCGAGCGTCATCGTCAACACACGTGCCTCCCTGGATTTTGCCCAGGAGACCGTCGACCAGATCAAGGCGGCGGGCGGCAAGGCACTGTTGGCGCAGGCGGATGTGACGGATCCGGTCGCGGTCGCGAAAATGTTGAGGGACGGCGTTGCTGCCTTCGGCGGCATCGACATCCTGGTGAACAATGCGGCGGTAAGAAAAGAGGGCGTCCTGGAAAGTGTCACTCTCGCCGAATGGCGCGAGGTACTGTCGATCATGCTCGATGGCGCCTTCCTGTGCAGCCAGGCCTGTGTGCCGTCGATGCGGTCACGCGGTGGCGGCACTATCGTCAATATCGGCGGGCTGACCGGCCATACCGGCGCCAAACAACGTATCCATGTGGTGACGGGCAAGGCCGCGATCGCTGGGTTCACCAAGGCCCTGGCCCAGGATCTTGCCGTCGACAACATCACGGCGAATTGCGTGGTGCCGGGCCTCATTGAAACCGAGCGCGGTCAGCACAGCGCGGTCAACCCGCAGCATCATGGTGAGCGCGTACGCTTGCTGGGCCGCTCCGGCACACCCGCTGAAGTGGCCGCCATGGTGCGCTTTCTGTGCGGTCCGCGGGCCCGCTACATCACCGGCCAATCGCTGCATGTGAGTGGCGGCGCCGTGATGCCCTGA
- a CDS encoding MmgE/PrpD family protein yields MADGASLTEVLVDRMLDLSFAHLPQKAKDVAVNDLLDMAGNCLSARQTDYMQALLRSCDDVGDCTAIGHARPLRAADAALINGTGTHGEDFDDTLEGAPIRVGAMVIPAALAAAERYGRSGAETLRGIIFGLEMICRMNHVAPGAIHKACFHPVGVIGAIGATVGAGITLGLDRAQMVNALGIAGSLSSGLLEYLTDGSWTKRLHPGWAAQSGLRAAVMARAGFNGPRTVLEGPHGFFRAFAPSMQPRFSYLTEGLGREWLMEDIAFKPYACGTMIHPFIDCMICLAQQGVNADDIIDIACETGEGLVDRLWEPLASKHQPPTGYAAKFSMPFCMAVGFFDQAAGLEQFTDAKAKNPRILSLARRISYVIDPDNEYPVNYSGHIRVTMRDGQIIELRQPHMRGGRREPLSRDELVRKFHRNALYGGWQESHADRLLDFCLTIADRESLAAFKDHRI; encoded by the coding sequence ATGGCTGACGGCGCCAGCCTGACCGAAGTCCTGGTCGATCGCATGCTGGATCTGTCGTTTGCGCATCTGCCGCAGAAGGCAAAGGACGTGGCCGTCAACGATCTCCTCGATATGGCCGGGAATTGCCTGTCGGCGCGCCAGACGGATTATATGCAGGCCTTGCTGCGCAGCTGCGACGACGTGGGCGATTGCACGGCGATCGGCCATGCGCGGCCGCTGCGGGCGGCGGATGCGGCGCTCATCAACGGCACCGGCACGCATGGCGAGGATTTCGACGATACCTTGGAGGGGGCGCCCATTCGCGTCGGCGCCATGGTGATTCCCGCGGCGCTTGCGGCGGCGGAACGCTACGGAAGATCCGGTGCCGAAACCCTGCGCGGCATCATCTTCGGTCTGGAGATGATCTGCCGCATGAATCATGTGGCGCCAGGCGCCATCCACAAGGCCTGCTTTCACCCGGTCGGTGTCATCGGTGCCATCGGCGCCACAGTGGGCGCCGGCATCACGCTCGGCCTCGACCGCGCGCAGATGGTCAACGCGCTTGGCATCGCCGGCAGCCTTTCATCGGGTCTTCTCGAATATCTCACCGATGGGTCCTGGACCAAGAGACTGCATCCGGGCTGGGCGGCGCAATCCGGCTTGCGCGCGGCGGTGATGGCGCGCGCCGGCTTTAACGGCCCGCGTACCGTGCTTGAGGGTCCGCACGGCTTCTTCCGCGCCTTCGCGCCCAGCATGCAACCGCGTTTCTCCTATTTGACCGAGGGGCTGGGCAGAGAATGGTTGATGGAAGACATCGCCTTCAAGCCTTATGCCTGCGGCACCATGATCCACCCTTTCATCGACTGCATGATCTGCCTGGCGCAGCAGGGTGTCAACGCGGATGACATCATCGATATCGCGTGCGAAACCGGCGAAGGCTTGGTCGACCGTCTTTGGGAACCGCTGGCCTCAAAGCATCAACCACCAACCGGCTATGCGGCGAAGTTCAGTATGCCGTTCTGCATGGCGGTGGGCTTCTTCGATCAGGCCGCGGGTTTGGAGCAGTTCACCGATGCAAAGGCGAAGAATCCTCGAATCTTGAGCCTGGCACGGCGTATCAGCTATGTGATCGACCCCGACAACGAGTATCCGGTCAACTATTCAGGCCATATCCGCGTGACGATGCGCGATGGCCAGATTATCGAACTGCGTCAGCCGCATATGCGGGGTGGCAGACGCGAGCCGCTCAGTCGCGACGAACTGGTCCGGAAATTCCATCGCAATGCGCTTTATGGCGGCTGGCAGGAAAGCCATGCCGACCGGCTGCTCGACTTCTGCCTGACGATCGCTGACCGGGAGTCTCTGGCGGCATTCAAGGACCATCGTATCTGA
- a CDS encoding MmgE/PrpD family protein translates to MTFIPTTVTRAACAFIEASTFDRLPAEAVRIARRCILDGLALYVAGSDEESVQVLIEDARDVGGRPDALLLGGGKVKVPAALAGRVLGTAGHAHDWDDTQVSRDPAHVYGLLTHPTIPPLTAAMVMSQKLGGISGRDFVSAFITGVEVESKISEWMLPDHYKRGLHSSGTVGTFGAVTVAAKLLGLKGEKLAHAIGIAASLAAGIRCNFGTMTKPLHVGRASENGITAALLAARGFTADPEALDGRWGFMMVQGGGATEAKLAQGFGNTWSIVDPGVSIKPYPSGIVTHQSMDAMLKLVTTHNVDPTKVERIDFYAGSNILNPIRYPIAKNHLQAKFSMAGLLAMIVLRRQAGRQEFTNAFIQDAATQDMQQRIKTHLDPEIEAKGSDIIRSRIEMTLRDGTRLVELANERYRGGPDNPMTDKDLEAKVAACTAGLLDTTRREALIAGAWGVEKLDDAAKLAGLIQP, encoded by the coding sequence ATGACTTTTATCCCCACCACAGTGACCCGGGCCGCCTGCGCTTTCATCGAGGCCAGCACCTTCGACCGACTGCCGGCGGAAGCCGTGCGGATCGCGCGCCGTTGCATTCTGGACGGCTTGGCGCTGTATGTTGCCGGGAGCGACGAGGAATCCGTTCAGGTCCTGATCGAGGATGCGCGCGATGTGGGCGGTCGTCCCGATGCGCTGTTGCTGGGCGGCGGCAAGGTGAAGGTCCCGGCTGCGCTGGCTGGGCGCGTGCTGGGAACAGCAGGTCACGCCCATGATTGGGATGATACCCAGGTGTCACGCGATCCCGCCCATGTCTATGGCCTGTTGACGCATCCCACCATCCCGCCTTTGACTGCGGCCATGGTCATGAGCCAGAAACTGGGTGGAATCTCGGGCCGCGACTTCGTCAGTGCTTTTATCACCGGCGTGGAAGTGGAATCGAAGATTTCGGAATGGATGCTGCCAGACCATTACAAGCGTGGCCTGCATTCCAGCGGCACGGTCGGCACCTTCGGCGCCGTAACGGTGGCAGCCAAGTTGCTGGGGCTCAAGGGTGAGAAGCTCGCCCACGCCATCGGCATAGCGGCCAGCCTTGCCGCCGGTATCCGCTGCAATTTCGGCACGATGACCAAACCCCTGCATGTCGGCCGCGCTTCCGAGAACGGCATCACCGCAGCCTTGCTGGCAGCGCGCGGCTTTACCGCCGATCCGGAGGCGCTCGATGGACGCTGGGGATTCATGATGGTGCAGGGTGGCGGTGCCACTGAAGCAAAGCTCGCCCAGGGCTTTGGTAATACCTGGTCGATCGTCGATCCCGGCGTCAGTATCAAGCCGTATCCCAGCGGAATTGTGACGCATCAGTCGATGGACGCGATGCTGAAACTGGTGACGACCCACAATGTCGACCCGACCAAGGTCGAGCGGATCGATTTTTATGCCGGCTCGAACATTCTCAACCCGATCCGCTATCCGATCGCAAAGAACCACCTGCAGGCAAAGTTCAGCATGGCCGGGCTGCTGGCCATGATCGTGCTGCGCCGCCAGGCCGGCCGCCAGGAATTCACCAATGCCTTTATCCAGGACGCGGCCACCCAGGACATGCAGCAGCGCATCAAGACGCATCTCGATCCTGAGATCGAGGCCAAGGGTTCGGATATTATCCGCTCGCGTATCGAGATGACCCTCAGGGATGGCACCAGGCTGGTTGAACTGGCCAACGAGCGCTATCGCGGCGGGCCGGACAATCCGATGACGGACAAGGATCTGGAGGCGAAGGTTGCGGCCTGCACCGCTGGTCTGCTCGACACCACGCGGCGCGAGGCGTTGATCGCGGGCGCGTGGGGCGTTGAAAAACTCGATGACGCGGCGAAGCTTGCAGGATTGATCCAGCCATGA